One window of the uncultured Paludibaculum sp. genome contains the following:
- a CDS encoding TonB-dependent receptor gives MLVLLGLLSSLAVVLHAQTAQITGRVSDSTGAVIVGAKVAVSNTETGVSREIQSNEDGYYTAPLLARGQYSIHVIQAGFKELIRNGLTLDEGQTMRLDFTLDVGAVSEKIEVSGAAPLLETERPTVSTVIPSQKILDMPTVGRNPLQFALLVPGVRAVGSFGDLPVSAYGGGRASIAGGAVSANNYMVDGIASENFTSGSLQTPLSVDATEEFRLIVRNPSAEYGRTGGGIINLISRAGTNDFHGSLYEFHRNKVLRANDFFSNRAGRARSPLVFNQWGGTVGGPIKKDKTFFFFNYEQFKQRTLATATRTVPTDLQRLGDFSQTLTSAGAVVQIYDPYSTRTDPANPANRLRDQFPGNRIPGSRVSATAQAVSAFYPKANTTGVFNTNANNFFGQASSPIDKDIYGLRLDHYLNSTRRIAGRYTWDKTTQGVPNFYDNVAEIQTSDLPLQRHSAFISFSDAFGSNLLFDARAGLNFYLPNRVTRSFGFDVTTIGMASRLNGLMQIPSFPRFDMSDMTSIGADQGDQLVQSNKAFSYLGSLTWIRGTHTWKFGSENRVYQLNNTQGAAGMSFSFSRGFTQGPNPNTSGAASGFGFASYMLGTPGSGTVSFNAPTTETVKNYALYAQDDWKVTPTLTLNLGLRWEYEGGITDRFGAISNFDPAVKSSINGLTLTGGLAFPGVNGLDRGHRDAEYSNLQPRFGFAWQVIPKTVIRGGYSISYLPTSGIYTGLDRTGFSLGTPLVSSVDGGFTPNETLANPFPDGKLAPIGSSQGALSLLGQSVSGNLRKLARGYSQQWGLSAQREFRGSWLVEAGYMGNRGVRLPGRRTFDYLPQQYRALGTQLQQLVDNPYYGTIASNLSLGQKQVTLATLLDTYPQFSGAGGYATMADSIYHAATLRVEKRFSQGLSLLTAYTFSKLIDNNQGGGGNSSFVESGDEGVRNWDNLAAERAVSSNDLPQRLVISGSYELPFGKTGPAVLKQIVGGWQFNAITTFQSGNVISVSQNSTSFGSSKPNVAGDPSLSNPTIDMWLNKAAFVDSPAFTFGNVARNLPRTRTDGWNNIDLSLLKGFTVRERYKFQFRAEAFNFTNTPTFGNPGTNIDAGSFGSITSVAAGTAPRTIQLGLKLYF, from the coding sequence TTGCTTGTTCTCCTTGGGCTGCTGTCTTCTCTTGCCGTAGTCCTCCACGCACAAACCGCTCAAATTACCGGCCGGGTTTCGGACTCGACCGGAGCCGTGATCGTTGGCGCGAAGGTGGCGGTCTCCAATACCGAAACCGGCGTCAGCCGCGAGATCCAGTCCAATGAAGACGGCTACTACACCGCGCCTTTGCTGGCGCGCGGCCAGTACTCGATCCACGTCATTCAGGCCGGGTTCAAGGAACTCATTCGCAATGGTCTGACTCTCGATGAGGGCCAGACGATGCGCCTGGACTTCACGCTGGATGTGGGTGCGGTGTCGGAGAAGATCGAGGTGTCTGGAGCTGCGCCGCTGCTCGAGACGGAGCGTCCGACGGTGAGTACCGTAATCCCCAGCCAGAAGATCCTTGACATGCCGACAGTCGGCCGCAACCCGCTGCAGTTCGCGCTGCTGGTGCCAGGCGTCCGGGCGGTTGGTTCGTTCGGCGACCTGCCTGTGTCGGCGTATGGCGGCGGACGCGCCTCGATCGCAGGCGGCGCGGTCTCGGCGAACAACTACATGGTGGACGGCATCGCATCGGAGAACTTCACCTCCGGCTCGCTACAGACCCCGCTCTCCGTCGACGCCACCGAGGAGTTCCGGCTCATCGTGCGAAACCCCAGCGCGGAGTACGGCCGCACGGGCGGCGGCATCATCAACCTGATCAGCCGGGCGGGCACTAACGACTTCCACGGGAGCTTGTATGAGTTTCACCGCAACAAGGTGCTGCGGGCGAACGACTTCTTCAGCAACCGCGCCGGCCGTGCGCGCAGTCCGCTGGTCTTCAACCAGTGGGGCGGTACGGTTGGTGGGCCGATCAAGAAGGACAAGACGTTCTTCTTCTTCAACTACGAACAGTTCAAACAGCGCACCCTGGCGACAGCCACACGTACGGTTCCGACGGACCTGCAACGCCTGGGAGACTTCAGCCAGACGCTGACTTCAGCCGGTGCGGTGGTGCAGATCTACGATCCCTATAGCACGCGCACTGACCCGGCCAATCCCGCCAATCGGCTTCGCGATCAGTTTCCAGGCAACCGGATCCCCGGCAGCCGGGTGTCCGCCACCGCGCAGGCGGTGAGCGCCTTCTATCCCAAGGCGAACACCACGGGTGTCTTCAACACCAACGCCAACAACTTCTTCGGCCAGGCGTCCTCGCCCATCGACAAGGACATCTATGGCCTGCGGCTCGACCACTACCTGAACTCGACGCGCCGCATCGCCGGCCGCTATACCTGGGACAAGACCACCCAAGGCGTCCCCAATTTCTACGACAACGTTGCGGAGATCCAGACGTCCGATCTCCCGCTGCAGCGCCATAGCGCCTTCATTAGCTTCTCGGACGCGTTCGGGTCAAACCTGCTCTTCGACGCGCGTGCCGGACTGAACTTCTATCTGCCGAATCGCGTCACACGCAGTTTTGGTTTCGATGTCACCACCATCGGCATGGCCTCGCGACTCAACGGGCTGATGCAGATTCCCAGCTTCCCGCGCTTTGACATGAGCGACATGACATCGATCGGCGCCGACCAGGGCGACCAACTGGTGCAGTCCAACAAGGCCTTCAGCTATCTTGGCTCGCTGACGTGGATCCGGGGCACGCACACCTGGAAGTTCGGCAGCGAGAACCGGGTCTACCAGCTCAACAACACACAAGGCGCCGCCGGAATGTCGTTCAGCTTCAGCCGCGGGTTCACACAGGGGCCGAACCCGAATACCAGCGGCGCTGCCTCGGGCTTTGGATTTGCATCCTACATGCTCGGCACCCCGGGCAGCGGAACCGTCAGTTTCAATGCGCCCACCACCGAGACAGTGAAGAACTACGCACTCTATGCGCAGGACGATTGGAAGGTCACGCCGACCCTTACGCTCAATCTTGGGTTGCGCTGGGAATACGAAGGAGGGATCACCGACCGGTTCGGTGCGATCAGTAACTTTGATCCTGCCGTCAAGTCGAGCATCAACGGACTGACGCTGACGGGCGGATTGGCATTCCCGGGCGTGAATGGCCTGGATCGCGGCCATCGCGACGCCGAGTACAGCAACCTGCAGCCGCGGTTTGGCTTCGCCTGGCAGGTGATACCGAAAACCGTCATCCGTGGTGGATACAGCATCTCGTATCTGCCGACCTCGGGCATCTATACGGGACTCGACCGCACTGGCTTCTCGCTGGGCACGCCGCTCGTCTCGTCGGTCGATGGTGGATTCACGCCCAACGAAACACTGGCCAATCCGTTTCCGGACGGAAAGCTGGCGCCCATCGGTAGCAGCCAGGGCGCGCTCAGCCTTCTGGGCCAGAGCGTCAGTGGCAATCTGAGAAAGCTGGCACGCGGCTACTCGCAACAGTGGGGCCTCTCAGCCCAGCGCGAGTTCCGCGGAAGCTGGCTGGTGGAAGCGGGGTACATGGGGAATCGAGGCGTACGTCTGCCGGGCAGGCGCACGTTTGACTACCTTCCGCAGCAGTACCGGGCGCTAGGCACGCAACTGCAGCAACTGGTCGACAACCCGTACTACGGCACAATCGCTTCCAACCTCTCTCTCGGCCAGAAGCAAGTTACCCTCGCCACGCTGCTTGACACCTATCCGCAGTTCTCGGGTGCTGGAGGGTACGCCACCATGGCGGACTCCATCTATCACGCGGCGACCCTGCGTGTGGAGAAGCGCTTCTCGCAAGGCTTGAGCCTCCTCACGGCGTACACGTTCTCCAAGCTGATTGACAACAACCAGGGCGGGGGAGGGAACTCCTCTTTCGTCGAGAGTGGTGATGAGGGCGTTCGGAACTGGGATAACCTTGCCGCGGAACGCGCCGTCTCATCGAACGACCTGCCGCAGCGTCTGGTGATCTCCGGCAGCTACGAGCTGCCTTTCGGCAAGACCGGCCCGGCCGTATTGAAACAGATCGTCGGTGGCTGGCAATTCAACGCCATCACCACCTTCCAAAGCGGCAATGTCATCTCGGTTTCGCAGAACTCCACCTCGTTTGGAAGCAGCAAGCCGAATGTTGCCGGCGATCCGTCTCTGAGCAATCCGACCATCGACATGTGGCTCAACAAGGCAGCGTTCGTGGATTCTCCTGCATTCACCTTCGGGAATGTGGCTCGCAACCTGCCCAGGACGCGAACCGACGGCTGGAACAACATCGACCTGTCCCTGCTCAAAGGCTTCACCGTGAGAGAGCGCTACAAGTTCCAGTTCCGCGCCGAGGCGTTCAACTTCACCAACACGCCGACCTTCGGCAATCCCGGCACCAATATCGACGCTGGCAGCTTTGGCTCCATCACGTCAGTGGCGGCGGGCACAGCGCCGAGAACCATTCAGCTAGGACTGAAGCTGTACTTCTAG
- a CDS encoding glucose 1-dehydrogenase — protein MCLKDKVAIVTGAGRGIGAALARGLAREGASVVVNYSHSAGAAGGVVREIESLGGRALAIQADVGQTNQHESLVQGALDAFGRLDILVNNAAVETRMPALDVTPEEWDRILAIDLKGPFFLSQRAAQRMKAQRSGVILNISSVHDERAHRNNSVYTIAKGGMRMMTRNLALEWAEYGIRVNALAPGAILTDMNRDVLADPVYEARVVSTIPLGRIGSVDELVGTAVLLVSDAGSYITGSTFYVDGGLLL, from the coding sequence ATGTGCCTTAAGGACAAAGTAGCCATCGTCACCGGAGCCGGGCGCGGCATCGGGGCAGCCCTCGCGAGGGGGTTGGCGCGCGAGGGCGCCAGCGTCGTTGTGAACTATTCGCACTCGGCGGGAGCGGCAGGCGGCGTCGTGCGGGAGATCGAGTCGCTGGGCGGACGAGCGCTGGCGATTCAAGCGGACGTTGGCCAGACCAACCAGCACGAATCCCTGGTTCAGGGCGCGCTCGACGCCTTCGGGCGGCTCGATATTCTGGTGAACAATGCCGCGGTCGAGACGCGCATGCCCGCCCTCGACGTCACGCCCGAGGAATGGGACCGCATCCTTGCGATCGACCTGAAGGGTCCGTTCTTTCTCTCGCAGAGAGCCGCTCAAAGGATGAAGGCGCAGCGCTCCGGCGTCATTCTCAACATCTCGAGCGTGCACGATGAACGGGCCCACCGGAACAACTCGGTCTACACCATCGCTAAAGGCGGCATGCGCATGATGACCCGCAATCTGGCGTTGGAGTGGGCGGAGTACGGCATCCGTGTCAACGCGTTGGCACCGGGAGCCATTCTCACCGATATGAATCGCGATGTTCTTGCGGATCCTGTGTACGAAGCGAGGGTGGTTTCGACCATCCCGCTGGGTCGTATCGGGAGCGTGGACGAGCTGGTCGGCACGGCCGTATTGCTCGTCTCCGACGCCGGCAGCTATATCACCGGCTCAACATTCTATGTGGACGGAGGGCTGCTGCTGTGA
- a CDS encoding MFS transporter produces the protein MTTRPTQRASSIPAHIAPFYPWAVVGLFWFVFFLNQADRQVIFSVFPLVKTDMNLTDTQLGVIGSAFFWVYALLVPVAGGLGDVFSRKWIVIGSLAVWSAATFGSTFAMGLAALVVLRAFTAAGEAFYYPSAASIISDYHGEESRSTALSVHQTANYFGVMVSGGLAGYIGQHYGWRSAFMVFGLAGIVVALGAAKFLVEPKRGLSDRSAPRVNGNAWSRCASSLKTPSFWLHMTAFLAMLVALTAYLTWTPTLLYRKFGMDLTSAGLNATLWHHLGAMAGTLLGGRLADRLALRRVVSRPAIQAVGLFLGAPFIFMAGQASTPVLVFAALALFGFFRGVYDSNLFASPFEVVRPDARATATGLMLAVGFCGGGAGPLLAGRLSQSYGLGAGLSATSIFYVVGGALLLIDCLFFFRRGAHRMREESATA, from the coding sequence ATGACAACCCGGCCGACTCAGCGTGCCTCCAGCATTCCTGCCCATATAGCGCCCTTCTATCCCTGGGCTGTCGTCGGCCTGTTCTGGTTTGTCTTCTTCCTGAATCAGGCGGACCGGCAGGTCATCTTCTCCGTTTTTCCGCTGGTGAAGACGGACATGAATCTGACCGACACGCAGCTTGGCGTGATCGGTAGCGCGTTCTTCTGGGTTTATGCCCTGCTCGTTCCGGTCGCCGGCGGGCTGGGCGACGTCTTCAGCCGGAAGTGGATCGTGATCGGCTCACTCGCTGTGTGGAGCGCCGCCACATTCGGCTCAACCTTTGCCATGGGCTTGGCTGCCCTCGTTGTGCTGCGTGCCTTTACGGCGGCCGGCGAGGCCTTCTACTATCCGTCCGCGGCTTCCATCATCAGCGACTATCACGGCGAGGAGTCACGCTCCACCGCTCTGTCCGTCCATCAGACGGCGAATTACTTTGGCGTGATGGTGAGCGGCGGACTGGCTGGCTACATCGGACAACACTACGGCTGGCGCAGCGCGTTCATGGTCTTCGGGCTGGCGGGGATCGTGGTTGCGTTAGGCGCAGCCAAGTTCCTCGTGGAACCCAAGCGTGGGCTTTCGGACCGGTCGGCACCGAGGGTCAACGGCAACGCGTGGAGCCGCTGTGCCAGTTCCCTGAAGACACCCTCCTTCTGGCTTCATATGACAGCGTTTCTGGCGATGCTGGTCGCGCTGACTGCCTATCTCACCTGGACGCCGACACTGCTCTACCGCAAGTTCGGAATGGACCTCACCTCGGCGGGCCTCAACGCCACGCTGTGGCACCACCTGGGGGCGATGGCGGGCACACTCCTCGGAGGACGGCTGGCGGACCGGTTGGCTCTGCGCCGTGTCGTTAGCCGGCCCGCAATTCAGGCGGTGGGCCTGTTCCTCGGAGCGCCGTTCATCTTCATGGCAGGCCAGGCGTCCACCCCGGTTCTGGTTTTCGCCGCGCTGGCGCTGTTCGGTTTCTTTCGCGGGGTCTACGACTCCAACCTCTTTGCGTCTCCGTTCGAAGTCGTCCGGCCGGACGCGCGAGCGACCGCCACGGGCCTGATGCTGGCTGTTGGCTTCTGTGGAGGAGGCGCCGGACCGCTGCTCGCCGGACGCCTTTCGCAGTCGTATGGCCTCGGTGCCGGGCTATCGGCCACCAGCATCTTCTATGTGGTGGGCGGTGCACTGCTACTCATCGATTGCCTCTTCTTCTTTCGAAGGGGCGCGCATCGAATGCGCGAGGAGTCCGCAACGGCATGA
- a CDS encoding glycoside hydrolase family 130 protein encodes MNQDIVRRYRGNPILTKAAIPYPVETVHNAAVVKHGEEYIMIFRSHLRTGRSILGLARSHDGYHFAADPEPFLTPATEGPFAAYEEFGVEDPRMSLVEGEYLITYSAYSRNGVRVALAKTTDFVQLERVSLITEADYRNVVIFPERFNGLYARLDRPHSEITPWSIWISYSPDLRYWGDSRLLMRPQLYHWDEMKIGPGAPPFKTDRGWLSIYHGVFKTMDGAVYRLGVALHDLQDPAKLLGVSDQWILQPEDPWEVTGYVHNVVFTCGAVPETDGTVKIYWGAADTVMCVGEADIAALVELCLE; translated from the coding sequence ATGAATCAGGATATCGTTCGGCGTTACCGTGGCAACCCCATTCTCACGAAGGCCGCCATTCCTTACCCCGTGGAGACCGTTCACAACGCCGCGGTGGTGAAGCATGGCGAAGAGTACATCATGATCTTCCGTTCCCACCTGAGGACCGGCCGGTCGATTCTCGGTCTCGCCCGCAGCCACGATGGCTATCACTTCGCGGCCGACCCGGAGCCGTTTCTGACTCCCGCGACGGAGGGACCCTTCGCCGCCTATGAGGAGTTCGGCGTCGAAGATCCACGCATGAGCCTGGTGGAAGGCGAGTACCTCATCACCTACAGCGCCTATTCGCGAAACGGCGTCCGGGTGGCCCTCGCCAAGACCACGGACTTTGTGCAACTGGAACGCGTGTCGCTCATCACTGAAGCGGACTACCGAAACGTCGTGATCTTCCCCGAGCGATTCAACGGACTCTACGCGCGGCTGGACCGTCCTCACTCGGAAATCACACCATGGTCGATCTGGATCTCCTACTCGCCAGACCTGCGCTACTGGGGTGACTCCCGGCTACTCATGCGCCCACAGCTGTATCACTGGGACGAAATGAAGATCGGTCCCGGCGCGCCGCCGTTCAAAACGGACCGGGGCTGGCTCTCCATCTATCACGGCGTTTTCAAGACCATGGATGGGGCGGTCTACCGGCTGGGAGTGGCATTGCACGATCTACAGGATCCGGCCAAGTTGCTGGGTGTGAGCGACCAGTGGATCCTGCAGCCCGAGGATCCCTGGGAAGTGACGGGTTACGTCCACAACGTTGTATTCACGTGCGGCGCGGTGCCCGAGACGGATGGGACCGTGAAGATCTATTGGGGTGCGGCGGATACGGTGATGTGCGTTGGAGAAGCGGACATCGCAGCCCTGGTCGAACTCTGCCTGGAATAG
- a CDS encoding mannonate dehydratase, with amino-acid sequence MIQLAELFEPGDTDKIRIAVQAGITHAIVRTAPLLAKVPRQEYLSTLRRVKDEMQAAGLVFAGVESHPVSAERVKLGLAGRDEEIENYIAVIRALGEVGVRTLCYNWMAGLGWYRTRVNIAERGGALVSGFDIDDARHEGLTEWGEIDEETIWANLEYFLKAVLPVAEAAGVRMALHPDDPPVSPLRGIGRILTSAEAFRRVLGMHPGPANGITFCQATFGLMGEDIGALIREWCGLGRIYFVHLRDVTGTRERFRETFHDNGPTNLAATLRLYHEAGFDGPLRPDHAPTMQGEANDRPGYAMKGKILAIGYMKGALDANGIPYARGFSG; translated from the coding sequence GTGATTCAGCTCGCCGAACTGTTCGAACCCGGCGACACGGATAAGATCCGCATCGCCGTTCAGGCTGGCATCACGCACGCGATTGTCCGCACCGCGCCGCTGCTGGCTAAGGTGCCGCGCCAGGAGTATCTGTCCACCCTCAGGCGCGTCAAGGACGAAATGCAGGCAGCCGGGCTGGTGTTCGCCGGTGTGGAGAGTCATCCGGTGTCCGCCGAAAGGGTCAAGCTCGGCCTGGCCGGACGGGATGAGGAGATCGAGAACTACATCGCCGTGATTCGTGCTCTCGGTGAAGTGGGTGTGCGCACGCTCTGCTACAACTGGATGGCCGGACTCGGGTGGTACCGGACGCGAGTGAACATCGCGGAGCGCGGCGGGGCGCTGGTGAGCGGGTTCGACATCGACGATGCACGGCACGAGGGACTGACCGAGTGGGGCGAGATCGACGAAGAGACGATCTGGGCCAACCTCGAGTACTTTCTGAAGGCGGTCCTGCCCGTGGCGGAGGCCGCGGGTGTCCGCATGGCGCTGCACCCGGACGATCCGCCGGTCTCACCCCTGCGCGGCATCGGGCGCATCCTGACCAGCGCGGAAGCCTTCCGCCGTGTGCTCGGCATGCACCCCGGGCCAGCCAACGGCATCACTTTCTGCCAGGCAACATTCGGACTCATGGGCGAAGACATCGGAGCCCTGATCCGCGAATGGTGTGGACTCGGCCGCATTTACTTCGTTCATCTGCGCGATGTCACAGGGACTCGAGAGAGGTTCCGTGAGACCTTCCACGACAACGGGCCGACAAACCTCGCCGCCACGCTTCGGCTCTACCATGAGGCCGGGTTCGACGGACCGTTGCGCCCTGACCATGCCCCGACGATGCAGGGCGAAGCCAATGATCGGCCGGGCTACGCGATGAAGGGCAAGATTCTCGCCATTGGATATATGAAAGGCGCGCTGGATGCCAACGGCATTCCCTACGCGCGCGGATTCTCAGGTTAA
- a CDS encoding LamG domain-containing protein produces the protein MRAPTNIEGLVAFWAFQEPAGCERLSTGGFTYALCEMAGPVERANDGVFGPYSARLGPGQWLSASRAHIPGLDLHGAEAQVTVAAWIKRERKSSRPEECEAVAGMWLETAARRQYCLFLNLRIFGSADQVCGHVSAVGGPTPGERWCMDASIGATPVRFGEWQHVAFTYDGAYARSYLNGALDARAGRNPYAYKGGLFDAGEAGADFTVGAVHRLGEVGNFFQGQLGGLAVYGRALTPVEIAEQAMQGQLYVP, from the coding sequence ATGAGGGCTCCCACGAACATCGAAGGCTTGGTCGCATTCTGGGCCTTTCAGGAGCCTGCGGGATGCGAGCGGCTCTCGACCGGCGGGTTCACCTATGCCTTGTGTGAGATGGCCGGGCCGGTGGAGCGGGCGAACGACGGCGTCTTTGGACCATACTCGGCGCGCCTTGGCCCCGGACAGTGGCTGAGCGCGAGCAGGGCGCACATACCAGGGCTCGATCTGCACGGCGCCGAGGCCCAAGTGACCGTTGCTGCCTGGATCAAACGAGAGCGGAAGAGCAGCCGTCCGGAGGAGTGCGAAGCGGTGGCCGGCATGTGGCTCGAGACCGCCGCCCGGCGGCAGTACTGTCTGTTCCTCAACCTGCGCATCTTCGGTAGCGCGGACCAGGTTTGCGGGCATGTCTCCGCTGTCGGCGGACCGACACCGGGCGAACGCTGGTGCATGGATGCGTCGATCGGCGCGACACCCGTACGGTTCGGCGAATGGCAGCATGTCGCGTTCACATACGATGGCGCTTACGCACGGTCGTACCTGAACGGGGCTCTCGACGCTCGTGCGGGCCGGAATCCTTACGCCTACAAAGGTGGGCTGTTTGACGCCGGTGAGGCGGGCGCGGACTTCACGGTTGGCGCCGTCCACAGGTTGGGCGAGGTGGGCAACTTCTTTCAGGGCCAACTTGGCGGCCTGGCCGTTTACGGGCGGGCACTCACGCCAGTTGAAATTGCGGAACAGGCTATGCAAGGACAGTTGTATGTGCCTTAA
- a CDS encoding Gfo/Idh/MocA family oxidoreductase has protein sequence MNTHRFSRRYFFYGTLLSGAVPDGGFGSTPSLSGLGYKSPNDKLNIGAVGVGIRGPAILVGAAATENIVALCDVDEARSARGFAQYPSAKKYKDYRKMFEAEGKNIDAVMIATPDHMHTPIALLAMQQGKHVYCEKPLTRTPWESQLLADAAVRYKVATQMGNQGWNHEGTKTACEILWSGEIGEVKELHAWTGGIYGGQPNIPATGPEPEAVPSTLDWDLWLGCAEPRGFNPLMTNQWRAFIDFSTGGSLGDWLVHNLGPAHLALQLDKASPTSVECVFVEGKNQWLWPLRAHVVFEFPARGSMPPVTVHTYQNMRGDFENPPGMAEGERLFPPMNNLTQKGRPFVQGGDGMMLVSTQLTVDGKPMPPQGGGGPFPPGAGRGPGAPGARPVPPGASQDPKMRAPGNGAVFVGSKGHMATTARGEGVWLLPASRWAEYKLPPQMLPRGVNHQQDWIRACKGGGPGVSDFAVASKYIEWLSLGAIALRVPGKLKWDAAKRRFSNSEEANRHLKPFLRKGWELKS, from the coding sequence GTGAATACTCATCGGTTTTCCAGACGCTATTTCTTCTATGGGACCTTGTTGAGCGGAGCGGTACCGGACGGTGGCTTCGGTAGTACGCCTTCACTATCAGGGCTCGGTTACAAGTCGCCGAACGACAAGCTGAACATCGGAGCAGTCGGAGTCGGAATTCGTGGGCCCGCCATCCTGGTCGGTGCCGCCGCGACGGAGAACATCGTCGCGCTCTGCGATGTGGATGAAGCGCGGTCTGCCCGTGGCTTCGCACAGTATCCGAGCGCGAAGAAATACAAAGACTACCGCAAGATGTTTGAAGCCGAAGGCAAGAACATCGACGCCGTGATGATCGCCACGCCCGATCACATGCATACGCCCATAGCGCTGCTGGCGATGCAGCAGGGCAAGCACGTGTACTGCGAGAAGCCGTTGACTCGGACACCCTGGGAGTCGCAACTGCTCGCCGATGCCGCGGTGAGGTACAAGGTCGCCACACAGATGGGCAACCAGGGCTGGAACCACGAGGGAACGAAGACCGCCTGCGAGATTCTCTGGTCTGGAGAGATCGGCGAGGTAAAAGAACTGCATGCCTGGACGGGCGGGATCTACGGCGGCCAGCCGAATATCCCGGCAACAGGACCGGAACCGGAGGCCGTTCCGTCGACACTTGACTGGGACCTGTGGCTCGGCTGTGCGGAGCCGCGTGGATTCAATCCGCTGATGACGAACCAGTGGCGCGCGTTCATCGATTTTTCGACGGGTGGATCGCTTGGTGACTGGCTGGTGCACAATCTCGGACCGGCCCACCTGGCGCTGCAACTCGATAAAGCCAGCCCGACCTCGGTTGAGTGCGTCTTCGTCGAAGGCAAAAATCAGTGGCTATGGCCGTTGCGCGCGCACGTGGTTTTTGAGTTTCCGGCGCGGGGCAGCATGCCTCCGGTCACGGTGCATACCTATCAGAACATGCGCGGCGATTTCGAGAACCCGCCGGGCATGGCAGAAGGCGAGCGTCTGTTCCCGCCCATGAACAATCTGACGCAGAAGGGCCGGCCGTTCGTCCAGGGCGGCGACGGGATGATGCTGGTCAGCACGCAACTCACCGTCGACGGCAAACCCATGCCGCCGCAGGGCGGTGGTGGACCGTTTCCCCCAGGTGCTGGACGCGGACCCGGGGCTCCTGGCGCACGTCCGGTTCCGCCCGGCGCGTCGCAGGATCCCAAGATGCGCGCACCGGGCAACGGAGCGGTCTTCGTTGGATCGAAGGGCCACATGGCGACCACCGCCCGCGGCGAGGGTGTCTGGCTGCTGCCGGCGTCGCGCTGGGCGGAATACAAACTGCCGCCCCAGATGCTGCCGCGCGGTGTGAATCATCAGCAGGACTGGATCCGCGCGTGCAAAGGCGGCGGACCGGGTGTGTCCGACTTCGCCGTGGCAAGCAAGTATATTGAGTGGCTATCGCTGGGCGCGATCGCTCTCCGCGTCCCCGGAAAACTCAAGTGGGATGCAGCCAAACGGCGTTTCAGTAACAGTGAAGAGGCGAACCGCCATCTCAAACCATTCCTTCGCAAGGGATGGGAGTTGAAGTCGTAG
- a CDS encoding LysR family transcriptional regulator, with product MEFRELKSLSTLAESGSLSETARLLHLTPAAIHKQLKRLEEELQIPLYERRDGRLRLTSAAQLLLPYLRDILGRYESAVGALEEWKGVRRGLLRIGSGPSLATYLLPPILRRYHERFPNIDLDVQTGNSLQLLSALQGGELDLALVVAPAAVEAAPLEVVVEHVTEIVFVSSRRRAARRSSVRTLGDQPFLLFRKGARIEDLIERYLADHGLTPNVIMRFDSAEVLKTVLVAGVGVSMLPLYTVQDDIRGGRLHRIRQTEASLHMKVHLVAQAGGYVPPAVTEFIDVARQVLANFHHK from the coding sequence ATGGAGTTCCGCGAGCTGAAGAGCCTGAGCACGCTGGCCGAATCCGGCAGCCTTTCCGAGACCGCGCGGCTGCTGCACCTGACGCCGGCTGCCATCCACAAGCAACTGAAGCGCCTTGAGGAGGAGTTGCAGATTCCGCTCTATGAGCGCCGCGATGGCCGCCTTCGCCTCACTTCGGCTGCGCAACTGCTGCTGCCCTATCTGCGGGACATCCTCGGCCGGTACGAAAGCGCGGTGGGTGCCTTGGAAGAGTGGAAGGGCGTGCGCCGCGGCCTGCTGCGCATCGGTTCCGGCCCAAGCCTGGCCACTTACCTGCTGCCCCCGATCCTGCGGCGCTATCATGAGCGCTTTCCCAACATCGACCTGGATGTGCAAACCGGCAACAGCCTGCAACTCCTGTCCGCGTTGCAGGGAGGCGAACTGGACCTCGCTCTCGTTGTCGCGCCGGCAGCCGTTGAGGCGGCGCCGCTGGAGGTGGTTGTCGAACACGTCACGGAAATTGTCTTTGTGTCATCGCGCCGCCGGGCGGCAAGGAGGAGCAGCGTCAGGACGTTGGGAGACCAACCGTTCCTCCTGTTCCGCAAGGGAGCGCGCATCGAGGATCTCATCGAACGTTACCTGGCGGATCACGGGCTGACGCCCAACGTCATCATGCGGTTTGACAGCGCCGAGGTACTCAAGACCGTTCTCGTGGCGGGCGTTGGAGTGTCCATGCTGCCCCTGTATACAGTGCAGGACGATATCCGCGGTGGCCGTTTGCATCGCATCCGGCAGACTGAGGCGTCGCTGCACATGAAGGTCCATCTCGTGGCACAGGCAGGGGGCTACGTCCCCCCCGCTGTGACCGAGTTCATCGACGTCGCCCGTCAGGTGCTCGCGAACTTTCACCACAAGTAA